The proteins below come from a single Paracoccus sp. SCSIO 75233 genomic window:
- a CDS encoding thioredoxin family protein — translation MRILIALIFAVFTMPAFASQLQLLVTYENGCGDFARWQREVAPGYARSQAGQNAPLLAVNMQGPWPDGLTLAQNPKQTPTFILLRNGQEVGRFAGYRSAAGFQSQLLQLLKRDSAGQ, via the coding sequence ATGCGTATTCTGATCGCCCTGATCTTTGCAGTTTTCACCATGCCAGCTTTTGCGTCCCAACTGCAATTGCTGGTCACTTACGAAAATGGCTGTGGCGACTTCGCCAGATGGCAGCGCGAGGTCGCACCCGGCTATGCGCGCTCTCAGGCCGGACAAAATGCGCCCCTGCTGGCAGTAAACATGCAGGGACCGTGGCCCGACGGGCTGACGCTGGCCCAAAACCCGAAACAGACACCGACATTCATCCTCCTCCGCAACGGGCAGGAGGTGGGCAGGTTCGCGGGCTATCGCAGCGCCGCCGGTTTCCAATCGCAACTGCTGCAATTGTTAAAACGGGACAGTGCAGGACAGTGA